One window from the genome of Cryptomeria japonica chromosome 6, Sugi_1.0, whole genome shotgun sequence encodes:
- the LOC131056615 gene encoding putative anthocyanidin reductase: MAATAPLNGNARTPVNVYAAAPENGNAAAPVTVCVTGAAGFMASWLVKLLLEKGYIVHATARDPENKAKVAHLLSLPGADQRLKLFKAELSEDGSFDAAIAGCDGVFHVATPTEFAPKDPQKDLIDPAIDGTLNVLKACSKAKTVKRVVVTSSAASVSINDSPEQNQYIDESCWTDVDFLQTQKPPAWAYPVSKTLAEQAAWQYVKEHDLDMVTIIPVLVVGPSITPTVPSSCQLALCLLTGIPPFIGGLKGMQMVSGSVSLVHVDDVCSAQIFLMENPNTQGRYICCPINTSVPQLGEYLAKRYPQYNVPTKIEDVPSTPKVNISSKKLVESGFTFQYGIDEIYDHTVEYFKTKGLLA; this comes from the exons ATGGCGGCCACAGCACCACTGAACGGCAACGCTCGTACGCCAGTGAACGTCTACGCTGCTGCACCAGAGAACGGCAATGCTGCTGCACCAGTGACAGTCTGCGTAACTGGAGCGGCAGGTTTTATGGCCTCTTGGCTCGTGAAGCTCTTGCTGGAAAAGGGCTACATAGTGCACGCCACAGCGCGCGACCCAG AAAACAAGGCCAAGGTAGCGCATCTGCTCAGCCTTCCCGGTGCCGATCAACGGCTGAAGCTTTTCAAGGCAGAACTGTCCGAAGACGGGAGCTTTGACGCCGCCATCGCTGGCTGCGACGGGGTTTTCCATGTGGCGACTCCTACCGAGTTTGCCCCCAAAGATCCTCAG AAGGATTTAATTGACCCAGCGATCGACGGGACCCTGAATGTTCTGAAGGCGTGCAGTAAGGCGAAAACCGTAAAGCGCGTGGTGGTCACATCGTCAGCTGCCTCAGTTTCCATTAACGATTCCCCCGAGCAGAACCAGTACATCGACGAGTCTTGCTGGACAGATGTCGATTTCCTTCAGACCCAAAAACCCCCTGCTTGG GCATACCCAGTATCCAAAACACTTGCCGAGCAAGCTGCTTGGCAGTATGTAAAGGAGCATGACTTGGACATGGTCACCATCATCCCTGTGTTAGTTGTGGGGCCTTCCATTACACCCACAGTGCCTTCCAGTTGTCAACTTGCCCTTTGCCTACTTACAGGGATTCCCCCATTCATTGGAGGCTTAAAGGGAATGCAAATGGTATCAGGATCTGTTTCCTTGGTACATGTGGACGATGTTTGTAGTGCTCAAATATTCCTTATGGAGAATCCTAATACCCAAGGTAGGTATATTTGTTGTCCTATTAACACATCTGTTCCACAATTGGGAGAGTACTTGGCTAAGCGCTATCCTCAATACAACGTTCCTACCAA GATTGAAGATGTGCCTTCCACCCCCAAGGTGAACATCTCATCGAAGAAATTGGTGGAGAGTGGCTTCACTTTTCAATATGGGATTGATGAAATTTATGATCATACTGTTGAGTACTTCAAAACTAAGGGTTTGCTAGCTTAA